The Streptomyces sp. CC0208 genome window below encodes:
- a CDS encoding ATP-dependent Clp protease ATP-binding subunit, which yields MFERFTDRARRVVVLAQEEARMLNHNYIGTEHILLGLIHEGEGVAAKALESLGISLEAVRQQVEEIIGQGQQAPSGHIPFTPRAKKVLELSLREALQLGHNYIGTEHILLGLIREGEGVAAQVLVKLGADLNRVRQQVIQLLSGYQGKETATAGGPAEGTPSTSLVLDQFGRNLTQAARESKLDPVIGREKEIERVMQVLSRRTKNNPVLIGEPGVGKTAVVEGLAQAIVKGEVPETLKDKHLYTLDLGALVAGSRYRGDFEERLKKVLKEIRTRGDIILFIDELHTLVGAGAAEGAIDAASILKPMLARGELQTIGATTLDEYRKHLEKDAALERRFQPIQVAEPSLPHTIEILKGLRDRYEAHHRVSITDEALVQAATLADRYISDRFLPDKAIDLIDEAGSRMRIRRMTAPPDLREFDEKIAGVRRDKESAIDSQDFEKAASLRDKEKQLLAAKAKREKEWKAGDMDVVAEVDGELIAEVLATATGIPVFKLTEEESSRLLRMEDELHKRVIGQVDAVKALSKAIRRTRAGLKDPKRPGGSFIFAGPSGVGKTELSKALAEFLFGDEDALISLDMSEFSEKHTVSRLFGSPPGYVGYEEGGQLTEKVRRKPFSVVLFDEVEKAHPDIFNSLLQILEDGRLTDSQGRVVDFKNTVIIMTTNLGTRDISKGFNLGFAASGDKKTNYERMKNKVSDELKQHFRPEFLNRVDDVVVFPQLTQEDILAIVDLMIAKVDERLRDRDMGIELSQSAKELLSTKGYDQVLGARPLRRTIQREIEDTLSEKILFGELRPGHIVVVDTEGEGETKTFTFRGEEKAALPDVPPIEQAAGGAGPNLSKDA from the coding sequence ATGTTCGAGAGGTTCACCGACCGCGCGCGGCGGGTTGTCGTCCTGGCTCAGGAAGAAGCCCGGATGCTCAACCACAACTACATCGGCACCGAGCACATCCTCCTGGGCCTGATCCACGAGGGTGAGGGTGTCGCCGCCAAGGCCCTTGAGAGCCTCGGGATTTCGCTCGAGGCGGTCCGCCAGCAGGTGGAGGAGATCATCGGGCAGGGGCAGCAGGCCCCGTCCGGGCACATCCCCTTCACCCCCCGTGCCAAGAAGGTCCTGGAGCTGTCGCTCCGCGAGGCCCTTCAGCTGGGCCACAACTACATCGGCACGGAGCACATCCTGCTCGGCCTGATCCGTGAGGGCGAGGGCGTCGCCGCCCAGGTCCTGGTCAAGCTGGGCGCAGATCTCAACCGGGTGCGGCAGCAGGTCATCCAGCTGCTCTCCGGTTACCAGGGCAAGGAGACCGCCACCGCCGGCGGGCCTGCCGAGGGCACCCCCTCGACGTCCCTGGTCCTCGACCAGTTCGGCCGGAACCTCACCCAGGCCGCTCGTGAGTCCAAGCTCGACCCGGTCATCGGGCGCGAGAAGGAGATCGAGCGGGTCATGCAGGTGCTGTCCCGCCGTACCAAGAACAACCCGGTGCTGATCGGTGAGCCCGGCGTCGGCAAGACCGCCGTCGTCGAGGGCCTCGCCCAGGCCATCGTCAAGGGCGAGGTGCCCGAGACCCTCAAGGACAAGCACCTCTACACCCTGGACCTCGGCGCGCTGGTCGCCGGCTCCCGCTACCGCGGTGACTTCGAGGAGCGCCTGAAGAAGGTTCTCAAGGAGATCCGCACCCGCGGCGACATCATCCTGTTCATCGACGAGCTGCACACGCTGGTCGGTGCGGGTGCCGCCGAGGGCGCCATCGACGCCGCTTCGATCCTGAAGCCGATGCTGGCCCGTGGTGAGCTGCAGACCATCGGTGCGACCACGCTGGACGAGTACCGCAAGCACCTGGAGAAGGACGCGGCCCTGGAGCGCCGCTTCCAGCCCATCCAGGTCGCGGAGCCGTCCCTGCCGCACACGATCGAGATCCTCAAGGGTCTGCGCGACCGGTACGAGGCCCACCACCGTGTCTCGATCACGGACGAGGCCCTCGTCCAGGCCGCCACCCTGGCCGACCGGTACATCTCGGACCGCTTCCTGCCGGACAAGGCGATCGACCTGATCGACGAGGCCGGTTCGCGGATGCGCATCCGCCGGATGACCGCGCCGCCGGACCTGCGCGAGTTCGACGAGAAGATCGCCGGTGTCCGCCGGGACAAGGAGTCCGCGATCGACTCGCAGGACTTCGAGAAGGCCGCCTCCCTCCGCGACAAGGAGAAGCAGCTCCTGGCCGCCAAGGCCAAGCGGGAGAAGGAGTGGAAGGCCGGCGACATGGACGTCGTCGCCGAGGTCGACGGCGAGCTGATCGCCGAGGTCCTCGCGACCGCCACCGGCATCCCGGTCTTCAAGCTGACCGAGGAGGAGTCCTCGCGTCTGCTGCGCATGGAGGACGAGCTCCACAAGCGGGTCATCGGCCAGGTCGACGCCGTCAAGGCGCTGTCGAAGGCGATCCGTCGTACGCGTGCCGGTCTGAAGGACCCGAAGCGTCCCGGTGGTTCGTTCATCTTCGCCGGCCCGTCCGGTGTCGGTAAGACCGAGCTGTCCAAGGCGCTCGCGGAGTTCCTCTTCGGTGACGAGGACGCGCTGATCTCCCTCGACATGTCGGAGTTCAGCGAGAAGCACACGGTCTCGCGGCTCTTCGGTTCGCCTCCCGGTTACGTGGGCTACGAAGAGGGCGGCCAGCTGACCGAGAAGGTCCGCCGCAAGCCGTTCTCCGTCGTCCTGTTCGACGAGGTCGAGAAGGCCCACCCGGACATCTTCAACTCGCTGCTGCAGATCCTGGAGGACGGTCGTCTGACCGACTCCCAGGGCCGGGTCGTGGACTTCAAGAACACGGTCATCATCATGACGACCAACCTCGGCACCCGGGACATCTCCAAGGGCTTCAACCTGGGCTTCGCGGCCTCGGGCGACAAGAAGACCAATTACGAGCGCATGAAGAACAAGGTCTCGGACGAGCTCAAGCAGCACTTCCGGCCCGAGTTCCTCAACCGCGTCGACGACGTGGTCGTCTTCCCGCAGCTGACGCAGGAGGACATCCTCGCGATCGTCGACCTGATGATCGCCAAGGTGGACGAGCGCCTCAGGGACCGGGACATGGGCATCGAGCTCTCCCAGTCCGCCAAGGAGCTGCTGTCGACCAAGGGTTACGACCAGGTGCTGGGCGCGCGTCCGCTGCGGCGCACGATCCAGCGCGAGATCGAGGACACGCTCTCGGAGAAGATCCTCTTCGGTGAGCTGCGTCCCGGTCACATCGTGGTCGTCGACACGGAGGGCGAGGGCGAGACCAAGACCTTCACCTTCCGCGGCGAGGAGAAGGCGGCCCTGCCGGACGTCCCGCCGATCGAGCAGGCGGCCGGCGGTGCCGGACCGAACCTGAGCAAGGACGCGTAA
- a CDS encoding SCO3374 family protein: MVASRPSLTTDLTVVPLPRRPLERAAFGDDPVRRWYENELGWPTVPASAPESPVRLRLGLRFDVLDVPAEAGRVALRHLAEASPVALWGDRMLLLVAAGSAEELPGLLDWLEWGTLALDLRMVGTGGEMQAPCPPEPGVGRLTELSSGRSGSPVSGEDPSRVLPSLPEPGGLMPRPSRKELEAAKEPQETSRAGGSRRPLVLGRPGALQGAAVWVRPPEPGCEVEASLPTVSALRGGGGAPDLVRVVNTVATQCHRLRLRCARP; encoded by the coding sequence ATGGTCGCCAGCCGCCCCTCTCTCACCACTGATCTCACCGTGGTCCCGCTCCCCCGTCGGCCGCTGGAACGGGCCGCTTTCGGCGACGATCCGGTCCGTCGCTGGTACGAGAACGAACTGGGCTGGCCCACGGTGCCCGCGAGCGCCCCTGAATCTCCCGTACGACTGCGCCTGGGGCTTCGTTTCGACGTCCTGGACGTGCCGGCCGAGGCGGGACGCGTGGCCCTGCGCCACCTCGCCGAGGCCTCTCCGGTGGCGCTGTGGGGCGACCGGATGCTGCTCCTGGTGGCGGCGGGCAGCGCGGAGGAGCTGCCGGGCCTGCTGGACTGGCTGGAGTGGGGCACGCTGGCGCTCGACCTGCGGATGGTGGGGACGGGCGGCGAGATGCAGGCACCGTGTCCGCCGGAGCCCGGGGTGGGCCGGCTCACGGAGCTCTCGTCGGGACGGTCCGGGAGTCCGGTGTCCGGCGAGGACCCGTCCCGTGTCCTGCCGTCACTCCCGGAACCGGGCGGGCTCATGCCCCGGCCGTCGCGGAAAGAGCTGGAAGCGGCGAAAGAGCCGCAGGAGACGAGCCGGGCCGGCGGAAGCCGGCGACCTCTCGTCCTGGGCCGCCCGGGCGCCCTGCAGGGGGCCGCCGTGTGGGTGCGGCCCCCCGAGCCTGGGTGCGAGGTCGAGGCCTCGCTGCCGACGGTGTCGGCCCTGAGGGGCGGTGGGGGCGCCCCCGATCTCGTACGCGTCGTGAACACGGTGGCCACACAGTGCCACCGGCTGCGGCTGCGGTGCGCTCGGCCATAA
- a CDS encoding Lsr2 family protein → MAQKVQVLLVDDIDGGEADETVTFALDGKTYEIDLTTANADKLRGLLDPYVKGGRRTGGRASGGRGKTRAASGGSQDTAQIRAWAKENGYEVNDRGRVPASIREAYEKANA, encoded by the coding sequence GTGGCACAGAAGGTTCAGGTCCTTCTTGTCGATGACATCGACGGCGGCGAGGCGGACGAGACCGTCACGTTCGCGTTGGACGGCAAGACGTACGAGATCGATCTCACGACTGCCAATGCGGACAAGCTCCGTGGCCTTCTCGACCCCTACGTGAAGGGCGGTCGCCGTACCGGAGGCCGTGCTTCGGGTGGGCGCGGAAAGACGCGGGCCGCTTCCGGTGGCAGCCAGGACACCGCTCAGATTCGCGCCTGGGCGAAGGAGAACGGTTACGAGGTCAATGACCGCGGCCGTGTTCCGGCGAGCATTCGCGAGGCTTACGAGAAGGCCAACGCCTGA
- a CDS encoding amino-acid N-acetyltransferase, translating into MSAKSPSAENPEVTAKAITVRRARTSDVAGIRRLLDSYVRDRILLDKATVTLYEDIQEFWVAERDDNAELVGFGALHVMWEDLAEVRTLAVKPGLRGAGVGHQLLEKLLQTARWLGVRRVFCLTFEVDFFGKHGFVEIGETPVDTDVYAELLRSYDEGVAEFLGLERVKPNTLGNSRMLLHL; encoded by the coding sequence ATGTCCGCGAAGAGCCCCTCAGCCGAGAACCCCGAAGTCACCGCAAAAGCCATCACCGTCCGGCGGGCCCGCACCAGCGATGTCGCCGGCATCCGTCGGCTCCTTGACTCCTACGTCCGCGACCGCATCCTGCTCGACAAAGCGACGGTGACGCTTTACGAGGACATCCAGGAGTTCTGGGTCGCCGAGCGCGACGACAACGCCGAGCTGGTCGGCTTCGGCGCCCTGCATGTCATGTGGGAAGACCTCGCGGAAGTGCGCACTCTCGCCGTGAAGCCAGGGCTGAGGGGCGCCGGGGTCGGACATCAGTTGCTGGAGAAGTTGTTGCAGACGGCCCGCTGGCTCGGTGTTCGTCGCGTTTTCTGTCTCACCTTCGAAGTGGACTTCTTCGGCAAGCACGGCTTCGTCGAGATCGGTGAGACACCCGTTGACACCGATGTCTACGCCGAGCTACTGCGTTCCTATGACGAAGGCGTGGCAGAGTTCCTCGGTCTCGAACGGGTGAAACCGAACACCTTGGGCAACAGCCGGATGCTTCTGCATCTGTGA
- a CDS encoding BlaI/MecI/CopY family transcriptional regulator produces MGELEDAVMTRVWKWNRPVTVREVLEDLRQERSIAYTTVMTVLDNLHQKGWVRREAEGRAYRYEAVSTRAAYAAALMNDAWSQSDNPAAALVAFFGMMSEEQRQALQDAVRIVGGPTVENPDSASRDGGR; encoded by the coding sequence TTGGGAGAACTCGAAGACGCGGTCATGACGCGGGTGTGGAAGTGGAACCGCCCGGTCACCGTTCGAGAAGTCCTGGAAGACCTTCGGCAGGAACGGTCCATCGCGTACACCACGGTGATGACCGTTTTGGACAATCTCCATCAGAAGGGCTGGGTGCGTCGTGAGGCGGAAGGCCGGGCCTATCGATATGAGGCGGTCTCCACACGGGCCGCCTACGCCGCCGCACTGATGAACGACGCCTGGTCCCAGAGCGACAACCCCGCCGCCGCTCTCGTCGCCTTCTTCGGGATGATGAGCGAGGAACAGCGACAGGCACTCCAGGACGCCGTACGGATCGTCGGGGGACCGACCGTGGAGAACCCCGACTCGGCATCGCGGGACGGCGGGCGATAG
- a CDS encoding type III pantothenate kinase → MLLTIDVGNTHTVLGLFDGEDIVEHWRISTDARRTADELAVLLQGLMGMHPLLGDELGDGIDGIAICATVPSVLHELREVTRRYYGDVPAVLVEPGVKTGVPILTDNPKEVGADRIINAVAAVELFGGPAIVVDFGTATTFDAVSARGEYVGGVIAPGIEISVEALGVKGAQLRKIEVARPRSVIGKNTVEAMQSGIVYGFAGQVDGVVGRMARELAEDPEDVTVIATGGLAPMVLGESSVIDEHEPWLTLVGLRLVYERNVSRM, encoded by the coding sequence ATGCTCCTCACCATCGACGTAGGCAACACGCACACCGTCCTCGGGCTGTTCGACGGCGAGGACATCGTCGAGCACTGGCGGATCTCCACGGACGCCCGCCGCACGGCGGACGAGCTGGCCGTACTGCTCCAGGGCCTGATGGGCATGCACCCGCTCCTCGGGGACGAACTGGGCGACGGCATCGACGGGATCGCCATCTGCGCGACCGTGCCGTCCGTGCTGCACGAGCTGCGCGAGGTGACGCGGCGCTACTACGGCGATGTGCCGGCCGTGCTGGTCGAGCCCGGGGTGAAGACGGGGGTGCCGATCCTCACCGACAACCCCAAGGAGGTCGGCGCGGACCGGATCATCAACGCGGTGGCGGCCGTCGAACTGTTCGGCGGCCCCGCGATCGTCGTGGACTTCGGCACGGCGACGACCTTCGACGCGGTGTCCGCGCGCGGGGAGTACGTCGGCGGTGTCATCGCGCCCGGTATCGAGATCTCCGTGGAGGCGCTCGGGGTCAAGGGGGCGCAGCTGCGGAAGATCGAGGTGGCCCGGCCGCGGAGCGTGATCGGGAAGAACACGGTCGAGGCGATGCAGTCCGGGATCGTGTACGGCTTCGCCGGGCAGGTCGACGGCGTGGTGGGCCGGATGGCCCGGGAGCTCGCGGAGGACCCGGAGGACGTGACGGTGATCGCCACGGGCGGGCTGGCGCCGATGGTGCTCGGAGAGTCGTCGGTGATCGACGAGCACGAGCCCTGGCTGACGCTGGTGGGGCTGCGGCTGGTGTACGAGCGGAACGTGTCGCGGATGTGA
- the nadC gene encoding carboxylating nicotinate-nucleotide diphosphorylase, which translates to MSTDDLPLASSGGCGDGCACGTASDGLDEEYLECGLDPALAQLLADAGLDPVEVEDIANVAIQEDLDHGVDVTTVATIPEDAVATADFVAREAGVVAGLRVAEAVVSVVCEDEFEVERHVEDGDRVEAGQKLLSVTTRTRDLLTAERSALNLLCRLSGIATATRAWADALEGTKARVRDTRKTTPGLRSLEKFAVRCGGGVNHRMSLSDAALVKDNHVVAAGGVAQAFKAVRETFPDVPIEVEVDTLHQLREVVDAGADLILLDNFTPGECEEAVALVHGRAALEASGRLTLANARAYADTGVDYLAVGALTHSSPILDIGLDLREAE; encoded by the coding sequence GTGAGCACCGACGACCTTCCCCTCGCCTCGTCCGGCGGCTGCGGCGACGGCTGTGCCTGTGGCACCGCCTCCGACGGCCTCGACGAGGAGTACCTGGAGTGCGGGCTCGACCCCGCGCTCGCGCAGCTCCTGGCCGATGCCGGGCTCGACCCCGTGGAGGTCGAGGACATCGCCAATGTCGCCATCCAGGAGGACCTCGACCACGGCGTGGACGTGACGACCGTCGCGACCATCCCCGAGGACGCCGTCGCCACGGCCGACTTCGTCGCGCGCGAGGCGGGCGTCGTGGCCGGCCTCAGGGTCGCCGAGGCGGTCGTCTCGGTGGTCTGCGAGGACGAGTTCGAGGTCGAGCGGCACGTGGAGGACGGCGACCGGGTGGAGGCGGGACAGAAGCTCCTGTCGGTCACCACGCGCACGCGTGACCTGCTCACCGCCGAGCGCAGCGCGCTCAACCTGCTGTGCCGGCTCTCGGGCATCGCGACCGCCACGCGCGCGTGGGCGGACGCACTGGAGGGCACCAAGGCACGCGTGCGGGACACGAGGAAGACGACTCCCGGCCTCAGGTCACTGGAGAAGTTCGCGGTGCGCTGCGGCGGCGGGGTCAACCACCGGATGTCGCTGTCCGACGCGGCGCTGGTCAAGGACAACCACGTGGTCGCCGCCGGTGGCGTCGCCCAGGCCTTCAAGGCCGTCCGGGAGACCTTCCCGGACGTGCCGATCGAGGTCGAGGTCGACACCCTGCACCAGCTGCGGGAGGTCGTGGACGCGGGCGCCGACCTGATCCTGCTGGACAACTTCACGCCCGGTGAGTGCGAGGAGGCGGTCGCGCTCGTGCACGGGCGGGCCGCGCTGGAGGCCTCCGGGCGGCTGACGCTGGCCAACGCGCGCGCGTACGCCGACACCGGGGTCGACTACCTCGCCGTGGGTGCGCTCACCCACTCCTCGCCGATCCTCGACATCGGCCTCGATCTGCGCGAGGCGGAGTAG